A section of the Oncorhynchus gorbuscha isolate QuinsamMale2020 ecotype Even-year linkage group LG06, OgorEven_v1.0, whole genome shotgun sequence genome encodes:
- the LOC124037885 gene encoding regulator of G-protein signaling 4-like, whose amino-acid sequence MCKGLATLPATCMKSAKDIKHKIGFLLHKPEVPPDKEQIKEKTNIAKRVSPADVEKWKLSFNNLMNSEAGRTVFTTFLKAEFSQENMEFWKACEEYKMSAPKNMAGKAKQIYDQYIAADALNEVNLDSATREETRQNLSNAGPFCFDNAQQKIFTLMEKDSYRRFLYSKLIQDLSPLPTTTTQLSALEKRGGMRGYSESGGA is encoded by the exons ATGTGTAAGGGATTAGCAACACTGCCTGCAACCTGTATGAAAAG TGCCAAAGACATCAAGCACAAGATTGGATTTCTGCTCCATAAGCCTGAGGTTCCACCAGACAAGGAACAGATAAAAGAGAAGACCAACATTGCCAAGAG AGTTTCACCTGCTGATGTGGAGAAATGGAAACTGTCCTTCAACAACCTGATGAATAGTGAAG CTGGCCGTACGGTGTTCACTACCTTCCTGAAGGCAGAGTTCAGCCAGGAGAACATGGAGTTCTGGAAAGCTTGTGAGGAATACAAAATGTCAGCCCCCAAAAATATGGCAGGTAAAGCCAAACAGATCTATGACCAGTACATCGCGGCAGACGCACTTAACGAG gtGAACTTGGACTCAGCAACgcgagaggagaccagacagaacCTGTCTAATGCCGGCCCATTCTGTTTCGACAACGCCCAGCAGAAAATCTTCACTTTGATGGAGAAAGACTCATACAGAAGGTTCCTCTATTCCAAACTGATCCAGGATCTGTCCCCgttgcccaccaccaccacccaactCAGTGCTctggagaaaaggggagggatgagaggctATTCTGAGAGCGGTGGTgcatag